DNA sequence from the Vicia villosa cultivar HV-30 ecotype Madison, WI linkage group LG3, Vvil1.0, whole genome shotgun sequence genome:
attgattcggaaccggaatcagttagacagtgcttagtagatagattcatgtccaccggcaatacaaaatgtctgcatctttgggcgtataatactcgaccagtagggttagtttctcattctttgttcatctaatctctgtttcttttgtgtatagcaaaattttcatataacctattgtttttatttatagagcacactggttgctgcttgctatcaaccctataagggaagtcgtgtattatctgaattcggtaaatggtgaatggaccaattatccggccatgaaggacatcgttgatttgtaagtgggatcgttctaaatatatattcgtgtatatttatatatatatatatatttacttatttgtgggattgatctaaacatatgcttttatatatttgttaattagatcaatacaagtgttccgaagtcaacgggacgcacaggtatcccgaactaaatctagcaacattacttggatccaagtgcaggtacattatttttcacaatgttgcttataatatatttatgctacttgataaaacaatgcacaactatagaatcttatttgtttttctatgtagtgtccgcaacagaaaaacagttacgattgcggatactttgtattgaggtttatgaaagaaatccttcaggcaaatcaattagagattccgatcacggtatgaatttataacttaagataatttcatataatttattacatttaactaaatgtatcattcatattttgtttttgttttgtagtaccttgacgaattccgtgccacTGGATatccgagacttaagttggaagaaataaaagaggatttgtgtcatttttatattaagcgctttttcatgtaggatttgtgtcgaattgaagtactataatattattgatgttgtaatgatgtatatatataatattggatattataatggtattatattagtatatatatatatatatatatattgtcttactgatggctgaaataatatcgtcgaaaataaattacaggtcgaaaatattacaggctgaaaacatattacaggtcaaaaatattacaggtcgactgggaggattaaattacaggctgcacattaaaatacctcatttagctactaaaacgctttttaaaaaagcgctcttaaaggcccacatactaaagcgcttctttttaaaagcgctgccaaagattactaaaaaagcaaaaaaaaaaaaaaacaacatactaaagcgcttttgtaaaagcgctcttatagggggggctataagagcgctttttctggaaaaagcgctcttaaagcccaccctataagagcgcttttacaaaagcgctttagtatgttgcgtttttttttaattttttctctcacaggtgggcctatcacagcgcttttctggaaaaagcgcacttaaaggggggcctaccagagcgctttttcctgaaaagcgctcttaaaggggggcctacaagagcgctttttccagaaaagcgctcttataggggggcctaccagagcgcttttaaaagcgctttcgtagcctatgtcagcgctggctttggcagcgctttaaagcgctgttaaaggccaaaaaaagcgctttaaaagcccttcctcgttgtagtgaTCAATattctctccttccctctccttcctctctatcttacttcaagagtaagttatcaagacttattcCTCATCATGTTAAGAGGAAAATAATGCTAAGAGGAAATAGcagatcaaaaaataaaatacaaagcaTAATTCTCACTATGATTCTCATCCCTCacatgtaggggtggcaaaacgggccgcccgcccgcCATCCGCCCCGTCTTAAACCCGGCAAAAAATGAGCGATGCAGGCATGCCTgccaagtgaaatgggcataaaaatcatgtccgCCCCGCCAATATGGTGGGTTGGCGgacggcgggcttgcccgcctatttttatttatatttatgtttcattttttaaaagaataataggtttttttaccttttaattaaatttttcacttatttttaaaataattttttataaaagcaactttttaacaaattttacttaaaaaaaattacatatatttacaaataaatatacaaaataaaccatcaagaattggaattactagaattaactaaaaaaaaaagaattttagagGAGAGACAGGCTTTGGCGGACGGCGGACATTGACGGGACGGGCTATGgtgggcggcgggttttggcgtgGCAGACTTTAACGAGCGGCggacctaaaatcccaacccaacccgccattttttgacgGGTGCGAGGGTCGACCCGGCGGGCCACGGCCCATTTTGCCACCTTTATTCACATGCAtgaatattaacttaattaatcTTATTCATTTTAGGGTGACAAAACTAATactcttaaaaattaaaaattacataTAGATTTTTTTACTAATGACTTAATTCTTTTATGTAAATACTCTCACTATACGTGATAAGTGTCGTTATTGTTATGTCATGTGTACCTAAAACGCTGTTTAAGAGAAATAAAAAGGTGAGTTCTTATTCACCAAACTCAAAAAGTTAGATAAGGTTAGCCTTAATGTAAAATGtcttaaaaacaaataaatatactatttaataaatactaataaatatGTAAAAGTTAAATCATATATATAATTAGCCCATGGTATATTATCCATCTTTTTGTGATGGATAAAGAAGTTGTCCTGTTGCATTTCGAATTTTGTTTTACTCAACCTTGTTTTCCCTTACTTTTCCCATGTTCAAAcggaaaattcttaggtggacacatacctaagaaattgttttacacacaaccaatcacagaattttaattaattaaaaaaataaatactgatttttctctctccttcataatctcaaccaccccatgaatccaattaaaaccaaaattaaaattaaaataaatttaaaaaagactctttcttattggttgtgcctaagaatgtggatttagggtcgtgtccatgcaagaattgctctgTTCAAACAAAACTTATGCAATTCACGTCTATGAACAAACCCAACCTAGTAGTAAAACTTAACCTATAAGCTGACTCATCTCATTGGTCCATACAAAACGCAGAATCTTCCAACATCAACAGTCTTGAAAGCCATTGGTGGGAAAAAAATGGGAAGCCCTAAGTTATTCCCTGCACATGAGGTCACGCGGcaataaaccaaaaattaaaacATGGACCCCACTTCAACAACGACGTGTTTGGCTACGATTTCCGCCAACTCTTCTGACTCACACACATTTTCAAGAAACTCAATGAATCCATCAACGGTCATTTTCTCCTCAACGGCTATTTTAATAAACCAAATCCAACGGCTCTCATCAATATGGCGGTTGTTCAACTATTGAACTCCACAAGAAAGGTAACCGACCAAACCGGTTGTCGGTAAACCCCTAGAGAGTATCTACTACCTCGTGATTATATTAAAAGGTGTTCGACAGTAGCATGCTTGAAAATAAAGGAATACCCTTCCTTCTCTTTAAAAAGCAGGGTCCCTTCCACCATAATCTTCACGTTCTAACTTCTAACTTTTCTTCCCCTCTCATCTAATTCTTATCATAccaacttttcttttcttttctaatttcatATCTAACTATTATACTTATATTTTCTTATCATAGTttttatgtatatgttttatttttcttctatctaactaatatttatataaacCAATTTCCAGGCCACTGATctgtttattttttaaagatCACCACCGCCAATAGCCTGTTTtaattttgcttttttttttttctttcaatttcattCTCAATGGAACAATCCATTGCTACAACAAATAAGCAAATGAAAATCAAAACTCCAAAGAAAAACAAACGAGGTGGTGGCAATAGTAATTTCATTTCTAACACCTATGCAGGTCTTTTGAATCTTCCTCAACAGCAACAACAGCAACCACCGCTGTTACCTCTTCCACATGTTTCTACCATTCTTCATCACAAACCTTTGCTTCCACGAAGCCTTAACGCGCAAACCTTGTCTCCGTCACCGAAGAAATCGAAACCAAAAAAGAAAGAACAATCAAAGAAGAGATCGGGAACTGTACCGGAGATTCTTATGGTTAATCCATGGGGACCTGACCCGAAAGATCTACCTAAAAATCTACCTGTTGTTATTGGAGTTGGAAACATGGACGTTTTTTCAGAGTCCGTTTTCAGTCTAGCTCCACCACCAAGTAGCTTGCCGTTGCCGAAGTTTTTTATGAGATCGAAACTCGGCTGCAACACAGAAGCTGCTGTGGCAGCGGGTGGTTTTGTTGACGACGGAGCAACAAATAATCTCCGGCGTCTTCTACGTCTCCGGTGAAGGTGTTCGCTTCTTTTCGTGACATGTTATTATTATGTAAATAAAATAATCAGCGAAGGTAATTTTGCTGattttgttttgtatttgttTTTGTCTTTTTGTTTGTTATTGTAGCTTGAATCTATGTGACCACCGCCTATGTTGTTTTTAAATTAGGGGTGCACAAGAATGATGTGTGCTTGTTGATTATGCACCATCACTAGATCCATATGTAGTTGAACTAGAACTATGTgtaatttttcttcttattttatggAGTAATAAACTTTAATTCCTTAAGCAGTAGAACTATgtgtaatttctttttattttataagagtaaattttaatttcataaatacAGTAGTAACTATGTGTAATTTCTCATTTTATAAAAATGATGCTAAGATATTGCAAATGAAAACGAATTAAAATATTTCGAATGGAAAGATTTAGTAAGAAATGGCTTTAAAATATTGTTGTTTCGCATCTCCGATGGAAGAACAAATTTCAATTACTTGTATTATATTTTGTGGACTTAAATTGCCTAATCTCTAAATAATTTTAAGCAATTTCAATTACTAAACAATTTCAtttacttttgttttaaaaataattgtaaataagTCATTTATATTTAACTCCACCAATATTTGTGCTACATTTTAACTAGAGGTGGCAAAACGGACCGTGGTCAGCCGGACCGGTCcgtgcacccgccaaaaaatggcgggttgggttaggattttaggcccgccgctcgctAAA
Encoded proteins:
- the LOC131654893 gene encoding uncharacterized protein LOC131654893 translates to MEQSIATTNKQMKIKTPKKNKRGGGNSNFISNTYAGLLNLPQQQQQQPPLLPLPHVSTILHHKPLLPRSLNAQTLSPSPKKSKPKKKEQSKKRSGTVPEILMVNPWGPDPKDLPKNLPVVIGVGNMDVFSESVFSLAPPPSSLPLPKFFMRSKLGCNTEAAVAAGGFVDDGATNNLRRLLRLR